A window from Acipenser ruthenus chromosome 36, fAciRut3.2 maternal haplotype, whole genome shotgun sequence encodes these proteins:
- the LOC131706576 gene encoding proteinase-activated receptor 3-like, which translates to MVPNNTTALSTGFDLECRDNPAGFAFWLNIEALTAILGLPANVTVLWILLRKTTAISSSEVFIMNLAVMDTLICLNAPLDIYNFYFLNDTIVNYLTWFVYNLNVIGGPLFLCCICVERYMAVVHPVTYLGLKSLTYRVLCCAVAWVITVSFSIYLSITGFEFSTYAVSGVISALFIVMVFCNISILRVLRKSAPGRDEIHPMKKKALQMVFTILMIVFVSYFPLVAIFPFQSYFNPMIFQCYISPVCYSLFIPRSCIEALLYLSNVGALSCVQFPCNGMCCIALSPSP; encoded by the coding sequence ATGGTCCCCAACAACACCACAGCTCTTAGTACCGGATTTGACCTGGAATGTAGAGATAATCCAGCTGGGTTTGCATTCTGGTTGAATATAGAGGCTCTAACTGCTATTCTGGGATTGCCAGCCAATGTGACAGTGCTGTGGATTTTACTGAGGAAAACAACTGCCATCTCATCTTCTGAGGTGTTCATAATGAACTTGGCTGTCATGGATACTTTGATTTGCCTCAATGCACCCCTTGATATATACAATTTTTACTTTCTAAACGATACAATTGTTAATTATTTAACATGGTTTGTATATAATTTGAATGTGATCGGGGGTCCTCTGTTCCTTTGCTGTATCTGTGTGGAGCGTTACATGGCCGTGGTGCATCCAGTCACCTACCTGGGGCTCAAGTCGCTCACATATAgggtcctgtgctgtgctgtggcatGGGTTATTACTGTTTCCTTCTCCATCTACCTAAGTATAACAGGCTTTGAATTCTCTACATATGCAGTCTCTGGTGTCATTTCTGCCTTGTTTATTGTCATGGTGTTCTGTAACATCTCTATCCTGAGGGTCCTGAGGAAGTCTGCACCGGGGAGAGATGAGATCCATCCCATGAAGAAGAAAGCCTTGCAGATGGTTTTTACCATTTTAATGATTGTGTTTGTTTCCTATTTCCCACTAGTAGCTATCTTCCCATTTCAGTCATATTTCAATCCTATGATATTTCAATGTTATATAAGTCCAGTATGCTATAGCCTTTTTATCCCCAGGAGCTGCATAGAGGCTTTGCTCTACCTGTCTAATGTGGGTGCATTGTCTTGTGTGCAGTTTCCATGCAATGGGATGTGCTGTATAGCACTGAGCCCCAGTCCATGA